From the Bacillus sp. FJAT-22090 genome, the window CTGATAAGTATTTATACTGGAAGTTGATTTGTATGTGATGTTGGAAATTCGAAGTCTGATTCTATTTTCTTTTCGTTCGGTTGATGTGGTTCTTGATCATCACGTTTCTTCGTTACTAAAAATCGGATGTCCTCCACAACTACTTCAGTTACAAACACTCTCCCTTCTCCTTTTTCATATGACCTCGTATTAAGCCTACCTGTTATCCCGACAAGTGAGCCTCTCCCACAATACTTTACGGTCGTTTCTGCGAGCTTTCCCCAAATCGTGCATAGCACAAAGTCCGCTTCATCTGTTTTATATCCCTTATTTACTGCAATTACAAAACTTGTTTGTACCCTTCCTTCGGATAAATATTTGAGCTGTGGAGCTTTTGTCATTCGTCCGATTAATGAAACTGTGTTCACCATTTCACCTCCTTCTATTTTGATTAGCACCATCATAAAGCTATTCCAAATAGTTAGCAAAAGTCGAAAATGGCATTTTAGCCTCGTTTTTTCATTCAAAATGCGATTCTAGTAACATTCATTTTTCTGAAACCTTCATAATACAAGCTTTCTAAAAATCAAAAATGGAAATTTCGCATTTCTTTATTATTTTGCCAGTAGTTCCACCTATCCGTGCATCCTTATTATGTTATAATATGGTTTAATCAAATCCTTCATAAGGAGAATGCAGATGAAAACTTTTAAAATGATTTCAATTGATATTATACGCGAAGAAGAGGTAGTTTCTATTTCTCTTGAAGATGGTATTGTGATTAATCAAGAAAATACAAGCCGTTCTTGGATATTGGAGCTTTTTATCGATAAAAAATATGAGAATCTTTTTCAAGAATTTCAATCAACCAATGAAATCCTGAATGTGCAGGTTATTATTTCTTATCCTGAAAACGAACCTGCTAATTTTGAAGTTGTTACATATTCAGTGAAAGAAATTGGACAACACATTTCTGTATTGTTAAAAGGTACATTAAAGCACGTACGAAGAAAATATGCAGAATCTCTCCTTGAAGAATTGATACAAGAAGGACTAACTGGAGAAGAACTACTAGCCAAATTTGAAAAATACATGAAAACAAGACCTAAGCTAAAAACAGACCAAATAAAAAAAAGCTGACTCAATGGAGTCAGCACTTTTTTTACTCATTTCTCTCTTTTATATCTTGTTTTATCGTTTGTCCTGCTTCGTTGTTTGCCCCATTCATTTCAGGAACCACATCGTCATTAACACCATTAAAACCATTCGATTGATTTGGAACTGTATCTTGGTATCCATTATTTGTCCCATTCGTTCCACCTGTTCCATTCATACCGTTTGGTCCCGTTGTCCCGCCATAATCGTTCGTTCCATTGTTATTATTCCCGTTAGGTGTTACATCGTCCCCACCTCGCTGAACATCGTCCAATGGAGTGTCATTATCGTTAGGAAAAGCACCTTCATCGTTGTTATTACATCCAACTAATAAGAAAGCACTCATTGCTACTGCAGGAATTGCCTTTTTCCACATAAATAAATTCCTCCTTTTTATTTTCATCAAACGATTACAAGATGGGAGGAACTATCCCATGGGCTGTTATGCAAATTAATTAGATATTTTTATATCTAATCATTGATCCTTGTCGTTTATTATTCCATCCATGTTGTTGCCGTTGTTGCCATTATTGCCGATGCCGTTGTTTCCATTATTGCCATTGATGCCATTGTTTCCGTTGTTGTCGTTTTCGCCGATTTCGCCATCGTCACCGTGATCAACGCCATCATCGAGGTCTAAACCGTTATTGTTATTAGTATTTGTTCCACCCATACCATTTCCGTTTGTACCATTATTATTGTTATTATCCATATCAGGTGTGATCTCATCTACACCCTCTTGAACATCTTGCATTGGAGTTTCATTATCATCTGGAACACCATTGTTGTTGTTATTACATCCAACCAATAAAAATGCACTCAATGCTACAGCAGGAACGGCTTTTTTCCACATAAAAAAATTCCTCCTTTCTGGATTATGTTCATCACACTATGGTGACTTACAATAGGTTATCCGGAAAGGAAGGAACTATCCCATGGCAAAAATGCCTGTTTTTTACTCCGTTATCTCTTTTATTTCTTGTTTCGTCGATTGACGACTATTGTTGTTTGCGTTTGGAACAGTCTCGTCATTGACACCATTGTTAGTACCTGTACCTGCGCCACCATCAAAGCCAGCTGGATTGTTTTGGCCATTATTATTGTCATTCGTATTTGTTCCACCTGTGCCGTTCATTCCATTGCCATTGTTATTATTCATATCAGGTGTGAGGTCATTCAAATCCTCTTGAACTTCTTCCATTGGTGTTTCGTTATTGTTCGGAGCTGCATTATCGTTGTTATTACATCCTACCAATAAAAAAGCGCTTAATGCTATAGCAGGAATTGCTTTTTTCCACATAAAAAATTCCTCCTTTCTGGTTTATGTTCATCACACTAAGGTGATTTACGATAGATTGTCCAGGAAAGGAGGGAACTATCCCATGGCATAAATGCCTGTTTTTTCATTTATTGAATGTATCAGATTGCTTTTACTTCGTTATTTCTTTTATTTCTTGTTGCATCGTTTGACCAGTATCATTGTTTGCATCTGGAACTAAGTCTTCATTGATCCCTTTGTTTTCATTTGGAACTACATCATCGAGACCGTTGTCTCCAGCACCACCGTCATATCCACTTTCATTCGTATTAGTGCCGCCTATTCCATTCATTCCATTACCATTGATATCATTCACATCAGGTGTAAGGTCGTTCATATCAGGTACGAGGTCGTTAACATCCTCCCCAACTTCTTCCATTGGTGTTTCATTATTATTCGGTGCTGCATTATCATTATTATTACACCCAACCAATAAAAAGGCACTCAACGTTAAAGCAGGAACAGCTTTTTTCCACATAAAAAAATTCCTCCTTTTCTGGTTAATGTTCATCACACTATGGTGATTTACAATAGATTGTCCAGAAAGGAAGGAACTATCCTATGGCATTCCTGCCTGTTTTTTTGATTAAAAAAATGAATAAAGTATAACACTCTTCTAGAGCGGAATACTATTATTGATTGTCTACTACTGGTCCTAATGCGAAGAGGATATCAGCCTCACAAACAAGTTCACCGTCTACTGTTGCGATTCCATGCCCTTTGCCCATAGCTCCACGAAGTTTAACTAGTTCTACTTCCAGCTTTAATTGATCACCTGGTTTAACTTGGCGTTTAAATCTGCAATTATCAATACCAGTGAAAAAAGCGAGTCTTCCTTTATTTTCAGGAATTTGAAGAACTGCTACTGCTCCAACTTGCGCTAACGCCTCTACGATTAATACTCCCGGCATCACTGGGTATCCTGGGAAATGTCCATTAAAAAATTCTTCATTTATCGTGACATTTTTAAGTCCTACTGCTCGTTTACCTTCTTCTACTTCAAGAATTCGATCAATCATTAAAAATGGATAACGATGAGGTAAAATCGCTTGAACTTGCTCTGTTGTTAACATGGTTTTCCCTCCGATATGTCCCTATTTACCGTCTTTTATATCTAAAATATGCTGATACGTTTCCCATTTGAGTGCGTCTTTCGCAGATCCTTCTCCAAGGACCCCGTATCCAACCATTAAACCTGCTGCAGCTGCTCCTACAAGGAGTGCGATAACTATTAGTATACGCAGCCATATGGGGAACATGCGAATTTGGACCCAATTGATTTTTTTCGTTTCAGTTTTAGCTTCTTGCGCTTTTTCTATTTTTCGTTGTTGTCTGCCAGAAATTTTAACTTCTTCTGTCATAAGCCCAACTCCTTACGGAAAAGATTATCTTATCCCATTTATTAGACCCAACATTTGGTCTGCTATCGATATTGATCTTGCACTGAATTGATAAGAACGCTGAGCAGTCATTAACTCAGTCATTTCTTTTGACATATCTACATTAGACATTTCCAATACTTGATTCGTTAAAGCTATTTCACCACGTTCAGCACCTTGAAGGTCAATTATCACATCTTGTGCATTGACCCCTAACTCTGCCAAATTGTTTGGCAATACAATGTACGTCTCAGAAAGCTGTTCCATTAACTGTGGTTTTTGTAAAACAGAAACTGCTAATTCTCTTTGGACAGTAGAACCATCTGGATAATTTGCTGTTAGTACACCAGACTCGTTTACAGAAAAACTTGAAACGTTCTCTGGAATAGTAATTGCTTGTCCAGCTGCATCAGCCACAGGATAACCATCTCCTGTAACGAGCATTAAGTTACCATTTTCCATTGGCGAAACATAAAATGCACCTTGACGAGTATAAGCCGTCTGTTGGCCATTTTCTCCATCTGGCATTAAAACATTAAAATATTGCTTTGGTTCCTGAAAAGCAAAATCTAAATCACGTCCCGTAGATTGGAGACTTCCTTGCTTCCAGTTCATGGATGCCTGTGCAAGTGAAGCTCCAACTCCATAGCGAATTCCTACGGGTGATTGACGATCTACTTTGTCCAACTTGTCATTGTTAAATTGTTGGTATAATAGCTCTTGAAATTTTACATCTTTCGCTTTATAACCATGCGTATTGGAGTTCGCAAGGTTGTTTCCAATAATGTCCATTTGATTTTGAAGCTGTGACATTGTATTCGTAGCTGTAACCATTGTACGTAACATCTATGGGTGCCTCCTCTTAAATTTAGAAAGAAGAATAAATTTTTCTATATTGTTACTGTCTAGCTTCCGCCTTCTGTTGTCTTACGTATTTCTAATTTACCCGTCCTACTTCATTTACTGCTTTTTGCATGCTTTGGTCGTATGCTTGAAGTACTTTTTGATTTGCTTCAAAAGCTCGGTATGCTGTTAACATTTCCGTCATTGTTTTAGCAGTATCTACGTTGGAACGTTCAATATATCCTTGTTGCATCGAAAAACTAACGTTTTCCGTATCGTAAGCTGAAGGCAAGTTTGTACCATCCGCAGTTTTAAATAAACCATTGTCTTGTTTAATCAACGTTTCTGGTTGGGTGGAAAAAGAAACACCGATTTGCTCGATTGCCGCATCTTCTACATAAATCTGCCCATCACCAGCAACACGAAAATCGTCATTTTGAAGCTGAATACGTTGCCCATTTGAATCAAGAACATACAGACCTTGAGGATTTGTTAAAAATCCTTCCGGATCTAATGTGAAGCTCCCATTACGAGTGTATGCTTCTCCTTCCACTGGATGCTGTAAACGATAAAAAATGGCACCTGTTTGACCCGTTTCTGCATCTTCTGGTAGTAAACCATCAATCAAAGAAATATCCGTATTCAAGCCCGTTTCTTGCAGCTGACCTTGCTGCATCAAAGCGATTGTTTCTTGCATATAAACACCAGTACCTACTGCTCCAACACCTGTTGCATATTTCCCTTTGATAGGAGCATCCATTGGAATATTGGAAGGTCCTAATTTGGATAAAAACATTTCAGGAAATGATCTAATCGCTGATTGATCCGCTTTATATCCAGGCGTATTTGCGTTTGCCATATTATTTGTCAGTAATTCCGTTCTACGCTGTTGCGCAATCATTCCAGATGCAACTGTATGAAATCCACGAAACATTAGAATGCCTCCTCTTTAGTCCAGCTGCAGTACCAGCCAGTTATCT encodes:
- a CDS encoding single-stranded DNA-binding protein, encoding MVNTVSLIGRMTKAPQLKYLSEGRVQTSFVIAVNKGYKTDEADFVLCTIWGKLAETTVKYCGRGSLVGITGRLNTRSYEKGEGRVFVTEVVVEDIRFLVTKKRDDQEPHQPNEKKIESDFEFPTSHTNQLPV
- a CDS encoding YwpF family protein, coding for MKTFKMISIDIIREEEVVSISLEDGIVINQENTSRSWILELFIDKKYENLFQEFQSTNEILNVQVIISYPENEPANFEVVTYSVKEIGQHISVLLKGTLKHVRRKYAESLLEELIQEGLTGEELLAKFEKYMKTRPKLKTDQIKKS
- the fabZ gene encoding 3-hydroxyacyl-ACP dehydratase FabZ is translated as MLTTEQVQAILPHRYPFLMIDRILEVEEGKRAVGLKNVTINEEFFNGHFPGYPVMPGVLIVEALAQVGAVAVLQIPENKGRLAFFTGIDNCRFKRQVKPGDQLKLEVELVKLRGAMGKGHGIATVDGELVCEADILFALGPVVDNQ
- a CDS encoding DNA-directed RNA polymerase subunit beta, whose translation is MTEEVKISGRQQRKIEKAQEAKTETKKINWVQIRMFPIWLRILIVIALLVGAAAAGLMVGYGVLGEGSAKDALKWETYQHILDIKDGK
- a CDS encoding flagellar hook-basal body protein, yielding MLRTMVTATNTMSQLQNQMDIIGNNLANSNTHGYKAKDVKFQELLYQQFNNDKLDKVDRQSPVGIRYGVGASLAQASMNWKQGSLQSTGRDLDFAFQEPKQYFNVLMPDGENGQQTAYTRQGAFYVSPMENGNLMLVTGDGYPVADAAGQAITIPENVSSFSVNESGVLTANYPDGSTVQRELAVSVLQKPQLMEQLSETYIVLPNNLAELGVNAQDVIIDLQGAERGEIALTNQVLEMSNVDMSKEMTELMTAQRSYQFSARSISIADQMLGLINGIR
- a CDS encoding flagellar hook-basal body protein, which translates into the protein MFRGFHTVASGMIAQQRRTELLTNNMANANTPGYKADQSAIRSFPEMFLSKLGPSNIPMDAPIKGKYATGVGAVGTGVYMQETIALMQQGQLQETGLNTDISLIDGLLPEDAETGQTGAIFYRLQHPVEGEAYTRNGSFTLDPEGFLTNPQGLYVLDSNGQRIQLQNDDFRVAGDGQIYVEDAAIEQIGVSFSTQPETLIKQDNGLFKTADGTNLPSAYDTENVSFSMQQGYIERSNVDTAKTMTEMLTAYRAFEANQKVLQAYDQSMQKAVNEVGRVN